A part of Gramella sp. MAR_2010_147 genomic DNA contains:
- a CDS encoding PAS domain-containing protein, with translation MLTDLQLNSILEDFDIAYWKINLFSKEISWSDHFNILVGKPEIEEDRFEFFINHILHPDYRYDFRIHFEKLIKEDEPFSFEIKLKLENGKYRWFQCKNQNSRVNKEFKESSVLLFVNIHQSKRDQYTIEENFFYYRETAEMTSTGGWYVDTLNKNIYWDDVSKKIIDCPRDFQPAYEDRMNFYAAEHHNRMRNAFDKCENFGIPFKLELKMISFRNREFWVRLTGKPVYNDEQVVIGIRGVLQNIDENKNNELNLQNSLDIIATQNSRLFNFAHIVSHHLRSHSSNLSLIVELLRESKTDRDKLDLLANVEDVAGNLDSAISRLNDIVSIQTSLRKERVKIKFEEALEIVLASISSLINRENAKIVAEFQDLKEIRYIPEYLESILLNLITNAIRYRQPGRKPVIFIQTYIENDQEFLEVSDNGMGIDLDEYGDKMFGMYKTFHQSNSEAKGIGLFITKNQVDALGGNISVSSTLNIGTTFKIKF, from the coding sequence ATGTTAACCGATCTACAGTTAAACAGTATACTGGAAGATTTTGATATTGCCTATTGGAAAATAAACCTGTTTTCTAAAGAGATATCCTGGTCTGATCATTTCAACATCCTGGTAGGAAAGCCAGAGATTGAAGAAGATAGATTTGAGTTCTTCATTAACCATATACTGCATCCCGATTACCGTTACGATTTCAGAATTCATTTTGAAAAACTCATTAAAGAAGATGAGCCTTTTAGCTTTGAAATAAAACTGAAACTGGAAAATGGCAAATACCGGTGGTTTCAATGTAAAAACCAAAATAGTAGAGTTAACAAAGAGTTTAAAGAATCTTCTGTACTGCTTTTTGTAAATATTCATCAAAGCAAAAGAGATCAATACACAATAGAAGAAAATTTCTTTTACTACCGTGAGACTGCTGAAATGACCTCTACGGGTGGCTGGTATGTGGACACCCTGAATAAGAACATTTACTGGGATGATGTTTCTAAGAAAATTATTGACTGTCCCCGCGATTTTCAACCTGCTTATGAAGACCGCATGAACTTCTATGCCGCAGAGCATCATAACAGGATGCGTAATGCGTTTGATAAATGCGAGAATTTTGGTATTCCGTTCAAACTGGAACTTAAAATGATCTCTTTTCGGAATCGCGAATTCTGGGTGAGATTAACTGGAAAACCTGTTTATAATGATGAGCAGGTAGTGATTGGCATTCGTGGCGTGCTTCAGAATATTGATGAAAACAAAAACAATGAATTAAATTTACAGAATTCACTGGATATCATTGCCACACAAAATTCAAGACTTTTCAATTTTGCCCATATAGTATCCCACCATTTAAGATCTCATAGTAGCAATTTAAGCCTCATCGTTGAGCTGTTAAGAGAGTCTAAGACCGATAGGGACAAACTGGATCTTCTGGCTAATGTGGAAGATGTGGCCGGCAACCTGGACTCAGCCATTTCAAGGTTAAATGATATCGTTAGCATCCAGACTTCCCTGCGAAAAGAAAGAGTGAAAATTAAGTTCGAAGAGGCTCTGGAGATCGTTTTAGCATCTATTTCTTCCCTTATTAATCGAGAAAATGCAAAAATCGTCGCTGAATTTCAGGATTTAAAAGAAATTCGCTATATACCTGAGTATCTTGAAAGTATTTTACTAAATTTAATCACAAATGCTATCCGGTATAGACAACCGGGGCGTAAACCAGTCATTTTTATTCAAACCTATATCGAGAACGACCAGGAGTTTCTGGAAGTTAGTGACAACGGAATGGGAATTGACCTCGACGAGTATGGTGATAAGATGTTTGGTATGTACAAAACATTTCACCAGAGTAATTCAGAGGCAAAAGGAATTGGCTTGTTCATTACAAAAAATCAGGTAGATGCACTTGGAGGAAACATATCTGTAAGTAGCACTTTAAATATAGGGACAACATTTAAAATAAAAT